A section of the Rummeliibacillus pycnus genome encodes:
- the queA gene encoding tRNA preQ1(34) S-adenosylmethionine ribosyltransferase-isomerase QueA — MKLEDFDYYLPEELIAQVPLEDRASSRLMVLDRETGEVSHHHFREILDELQEGDCLILNNTRVLPARLIGVKEETGAHIEVLLLKQTSDDEWETLVKPAKRVKVGTEITFGDGLLKATCTGELEHGGRMFKFNYEGIFIEILEKLGTMPLPPYIHEQLEDQERYQTVYSKELGSAAAPTAGLHFTEELLDQIRAKGVKVAFLTLHVGIGTFRPVSVENIEEHDMHAEFYNLSKETAQIINDTKANGGRVIAVGTTSTRTLETIAHRHNGEIVPESGWTTIFIYPGFEYQAIDGMITNFHLPKSTLVMMISALAGRENVLNAYKIAVENKYRFFSFGDAMFIRPKAKKGN; from the coding sequence ATGAAATTAGAAGACTTTGATTACTATTTACCAGAAGAATTAATTGCACAAGTACCACTTGAAGATCGTGCATCAAGCCGATTGATGGTATTAGATCGCGAAACTGGAGAAGTATCACATCATCATTTCCGAGAGATTCTAGATGAATTACAAGAAGGAGATTGTTTAATTCTTAACAATACACGAGTATTACCAGCGCGATTAATTGGTGTTAAAGAAGAAACTGGTGCTCATATTGAGGTATTATTACTAAAACAAACAAGTGATGATGAGTGGGAAACACTTGTGAAACCAGCTAAACGTGTGAAAGTAGGTACTGAAATCACTTTTGGTGATGGCTTACTGAAAGCAACATGTACTGGTGAATTAGAACATGGTGGTCGTATGTTTAAATTTAATTACGAAGGCATATTCATTGAAATTCTTGAAAAACTAGGTACTATGCCATTACCACCCTATATTCATGAACAACTAGAAGATCAAGAACGCTATCAAACAGTCTATTCTAAAGAGCTTGGTTCGGCAGCAGCACCAACAGCAGGTCTTCATTTTACAGAAGAATTATTAGATCAAATCCGAGCAAAAGGTGTAAAAGTAGCATTCTTAACTCTACACGTAGGGATTGGTACGTTCCGCCCAGTAAGTGTAGAAAATATCGAAGAACATGATATGCATGCTGAATTTTATAATTTATCAAAAGAAACAGCGCAAATTATTAATGATACAAAAGCTAATGGTGGTCGTGTGATAGCAGTAGGTACAACTTCAACGCGTACTCTTGAAACTATTGCTCATCGTCATAACGGAGAAATTGTTCCAGAATCAGGATGGACAACTATCTTTATTTATCCTGGTTTTGAATATCAAGCAATTGATGGGATGATTACAAACTTCCATTTACCAAAATCAACACTTGTTATGATGATCAGTGCACTTGCAGGACGTGAAAATGTATTAAATGCATATAAAATCGCTGTAGAGAATAAATACCGATTCTTCAGTTTCGGTGATGCGATGTTTATTCGACCAAAAGCAAAGAAAGGAAATTAA
- the ruvB gene encoding Holliday junction branch migration DNA helicase RuvB, which yields MDDRVVSSEATRDDDQFELSLRPQTLIQYIGQQKVKDNLKIFIEAAKMREESLDHVLLYGPPGLGKTTLATVIANEMGVNIRMTSGPAIERPGDLAAIVSSLEPGDVLFIDEIHRLPRAIEEVLYPAMEDFCLDIVVGKGPQARSVRLDLPPFTLVGATTRAGALSAPLRDRFGVLLRLDYYDEYSLTEIVCRSAELFGVHTDKSAAGELARRSRGTPRIANRLLKRVRDYAQVIGDGDITLNLAQDALELLQVDPLGLDHIDHKLIENMIERFRGGPVGLDTIAASIGEESMTIEDVYEPYLMQIGFIQRTPRGRVVTALAYEHFGYAYPSES from the coding sequence ATGGATGATCGTGTAGTATCAAGTGAGGCTACTAGGGATGATGATCAGTTTGAGCTTTCACTACGCCCTCAGACGCTAATACAATATATCGGACAACAAAAGGTTAAAGACAATTTGAAAATTTTCATCGAAGCAGCTAAAATGCGAGAAGAAAGTCTTGATCATGTTTTACTTTATGGCCCACCTGGTCTTGGGAAAACGACACTTGCAACAGTAATTGCAAATGAAATGGGCGTTAATATACGCATGACAAGTGGACCAGCAATTGAACGGCCAGGTGATTTAGCAGCAATTGTTAGTTCACTCGAACCAGGTGATGTATTATTTATCGATGAAATACATCGTTTACCAAGAGCTATTGAAGAAGTTCTTTATCCTGCAATGGAAGATTTTTGTCTAGATATAGTAGTAGGAAAAGGGCCACAAGCTCGTTCAGTCAGACTGGATTTACCTCCTTTTACATTAGTTGGTGCAACAACTAGAGCCGGAGCGCTATCTGCTCCACTAAGAGACCGTTTTGGTGTATTATTACGATTAGACTACTATGATGAATATTCATTAACTGAGATTGTTTGTAGAAGTGCAGAATTATTTGGTGTCCATACTGATAAAAGTGCAGCAGGCGAATTAGCTAGGCGTTCCCGTGGAACTCCACGAATAGCCAACCGTTTGTTAAAACGTGTCCGTGATTATGCACAAGTAATTGGAGATGGAGATATTACGCTGAATTTAGCACAAGATGCGCTAGAATTATTACAAGTGGATCCACTTGGCTTAGATCATATCGATCATAAATTGATTGAGAATATGATTGAGCGCTTCCGTGGAGGTCCTGTGGGACTAGATACGATTGCTGCTAGTATTGGCGAAGAATCGATGACAATCGAAGATGTTTACGAACCCTATTTAATGCAAATAGGTTTTATCCAAAGAACACCAAGAGGGCGTGTCGTAACTGCACTTGCATATGAACATTTTGGTTATGCATATCCATCAGAATCATAA